The following are encoded in a window of Parambassis ranga chromosome 15, fParRan2.1, whole genome shotgun sequence genomic DNA:
- the LOC114447644 gene encoding pecanex-like protein 2 — protein MALSIYCTSITVFFILIKLANYRLHLMFDEGEAVVRSSLSDLSKAQEKKSNASDNCLPANIRKSSTVPDSVAMTMLARKRPSPVIQVTVKQTETDPGLIGVDCSKSDEVKPVEGPAGAPSRAERDETQPISASPKIDAETIAESGAVTEEVDVQSSLNGGQSEQEGVVEKDAEQEMVEEKDCEDKETEDREMIDEGLPPSKGSEDESEEESEELKEPSDTNHNSLETPQEDQDEFIDIPEAPAQAEPVEETYCSDEIEVVLVDNSGSGHVSTHLDDSDTVKIIITMSCDPQTAAQLEESVKQSLLENAQAQKEAGECHIKIPVITFDSPEEDKQEVEEGEEATGSEDDPTPKQQQTISQSEEFHLCRETNSSDSTTLECPDPDQELLGLQITTDSTPSPQLTNDNSSSGIDVHSHPDDTDPLDPNVDSQGFLRLPQTLARYVTGGRTHIRGLSMDSGKDAVLLSDRSHNTTTMTSSKSDLEAKEGQIPNESNFLEFVSLLGSLSTRAGGASAQEEEGPECKEEQEAAEEENQSTTSDKMKWQHRPAVTTTNKRDPNHLPVCLPTHYRLSHHTHPYSFSDSPQTDKEKDPDYDSLPSQTSQSESSMLQVICRPEATNKEEAYTFHTVHSKQLILRQAS, from the exons ATGGCTTTGAGCATCTACTGTACCTCCATCACTgtcttcttcatcctcatcaaGCTGGCAAACTACCGGCTGCACCTGATGTTCGATGAGGGTGAGGCAGTGGTCCGCAGCAGCCTCTCCGACCTCAGCAAGGCTCAGGAGAAAAAGAGTAACGCCTCAGATAACTGCCTGCCTGCCAACATCAG GAAGAGCAGCACAGTCCCAGACAGTGTTGCCATGACGATGTTGGCTCGGAAGCGTCCCAGTCCGGTCATCCAGGTGACAGTGAAACAGACGGAAACTGACCCAGGACTGATTGGAGTG GACTGTTCTAAGTCAGATGAGGTGAAGCCTGTTGAAG GCCCAGCAGGGGCCCCCTCCCGGGCTGAGAGAGACGAGACACAGCCCATATCTGCTAGTCCAAAAATTGATGCAGAAACTATTGCTGAAAGTGGAGCTGTGACAGAAGAAGTGGACGTTCAGAGCTCTTTGAATGGAGGACAGTCTGAGCAGGAAGGTGTGGTGGAGAAAGACGCAGAACAGGAAATGGTTGAAGAAAAAGactgtgaggacaaagagacTGAAGACAGAGAAATGATTGATGAAGGTTTGCCTCCATCCAAGGGCAGTGAAGAtgagagtgaggaggagagcgAGGAGCTAAAGGAGCCATCAGATACCAACCATAACTCGCTGGAGACTCCACAGGAGGACCAGGATGAATTTATTGACATCCCAGAAGCTCCTGCACAG GCTGAGCCAGTGGAGGAGACATATTGTTCTGATGAGATTGAGGTGGTTCTGGTGGATAACTCTGGCTCTGGGCATGTGTCCACTCACCTGGATGACAGCGACACAGTGAAGATCATCATCACTATGAGCTGcgaccctcagactgctgctcaGCTGGAGGAGAGTGTGAAGCAGAGCCTTCTGGAGAACGCACAG GCTCAAAAGGAGGCAGGAGAATGTCACATTAAGATCCCCGTCATCACCTTCGACTCTCCTGAGGAGGacaagcaggaggtggaggagggggaagaagcGACAGGCTCAGAGGATGACCCCACccccaaacagcagcagaccaTAAGCCAAAGTGAAGAGTTTCACTtgtgcagagaaacaaacagctCTGACTCCACCACACTGGAGTGTCCAGATCCAGACCAGGAACTTCTCGGCCTGCAAATAACTACAGACAGTACACCAAGCCCACAACTGACAAATGACAACAGCTCATCGGGTATTGATGTTCACTCCCACCCTGATGACACAGACCCTCTGGATCCTAACGTAGATTCACAAGGCTTTTTGCGTCTGCCGCAAACCCTGGCTCGCTATGTTACAGGAGGACGGACTCACATCCGAGGACTGAGCATGGACAGCGGGAAGGATGCAGTTCTGCTTTCAGACCGATCACATAACACT ACCACCATGACCAGTTCCAAGTCAGATCTGGAGGCAAAGGAGGGCCAGATTCCTAACGAGTCCAACTTCTTGGAATTTGTTTCCTTGTTGGGGTCTCTTAGTACGAGAGCAGGGGGGGCCAGTgcacaggaagaggagggaccAGAGTGCAAAGAggaacaggaagctgcagaggaAG AGAATCAGAGTACAACTTCAGACAAGATGAAATGGCAACACAGACCAGcagtgacaacaacaaacaagagAGACCCAAACCACCTACCAGTCTGCCTACCAACACACTACAGGCTATCCCACCACACACATCCCTATAGTTTCTCTGACAG tccacagacagacaaagagaaggaTCCAGACTACGATTCTCTGCCTTCGCAAACATCCCAGTCTGAGAGCTCCATGCTGCAGGTCATCTGCAGGCCAGAGGCCACCAACAAAGAAGAGGCCTACACCTTCCATACTGTACACAGTAAGCAGCTCATCCT GAGACAGGCCTCGTAA